The Theropithecus gelada isolate Dixy chromosome X, Tgel_1.0, whole genome shotgun sequence genome includes a window with the following:
- the NOX1 gene encoding NADPH oxidase 1 isoform X2, producing MGNWVVNHWFSVLFLAVWLGLNVFLFVDAFLKYETADRYYYTRKILGFCSRTLRKQLDHNLTFHKLVAYMICLHTAIHIIAHLFNFDRYSRSRQATDGSLVSILSSLSHDETKGGSWLNPIQFRNMTVEYVTFTSIAGLTGVIMTIALILMVTSATEFIRRSYFEVFWYTHHLFIFYILGLGIHGIGGIVRGQTEESINEGHPHKCAEYFEMWDDHDCRCRRPEFEGQPPESWKWILAPVILYICERILRFYRSQQKVVITKVVMHPSKVLELQMNKRGFSMEVGQYIFVNCPSISPLEWHPFTLTSAPEEDFFSIHIRAAGDWTENLIRAFEQQYSPIPRIEVDGPFGTASEDVFQYEVAVLVGAGIGVTPFASILKSIWYKFQCADHNLKTKKIYFYWICRETGAFSWFNDLLTSLEQEMEELGKVGFLNYRLFLTGWDSNIVGHAALNFDKATDILTGLKQKTSFGRPMWDNEFSTIATSHPKSVVGVFLCGPQTLAKSLRKCCHRYSSLDPRKVQFYFNKENF from the exons ATGGGAAACTGGGTGGTTAACCActggttttcagttttgtttctg gcTGTTTGGTTGGGGCTGAATGTTTTCCTGTTTGTGGATGCCTTCCTGAAATATGAGACGGCCGACAGATACTACTACACAAGAAAAATCCTTGGG TTTTGCAGTCGCACACTGAGAAAGCAATTGGATCACAACCTTACCTTCCACAAGCTGGTGGCCTATATGATCTGCCTACATACAG CTATTCACATCATTGCACACCTGTTTAACTTTGACCGCTATAGCAGAAGCCGACAGGCCACAGATGGCTCACTTGTCTCCATTCTCTCCAGCCTATCTCATGATGAGACAAAGGGGGGTTCTTGGCTAAATCCCATCCAGTTCCGAAACATG ACAGTGGAGTATGTGACATTCACCAGCATTGCTGGTCTCACTGGAGTGATCATGACAATAGCCTTGATTCTCATGGTAACTTCAGCTACTGAGTTCATCCGGAGGAGTTATTTTGAGGTCTTCTGGTATACTCACCACCTTTTTATCTTCTATATCCTTGGCTTAGGGATTCACGGCATTGG TGGAATTGTCCGGGGTCAAACAGAGGAGAGCATAAATGAGGGTCATCCTCACAAGTGTGCAGAGTATTTTGAGATGTGGGATGATCATGATTGCCGCTGTAGGCGCCCTGAGTTTGAAGGGCAGCCCCCTGAG tcttggaagtggatccttgCACCGGTCATTCTTTATATCTGTGAAAGGATCCTCCGGTTTTATCGCTCCCAGCAGAAAGTTGTGATTACCAAG GTTGTTATGCACCCATCCAAAGTTTTGGAATTGCAGATGAACAAGCGTGGCTTCAGCATGGAAGTGGGGCAGTATATCTTTGTTAATTGCCCCTCAATCTCTCCCCTGGAATGGCATCCTTTTACTTTGACCTCTGCTCCAGAGGAAGATTTCTTCTCCATTCATATCCGAGCAGCAGGGGACTGGACAGAAAATCTCATAAGGGCTTTTGAACAACAGTATTCACCAATTCCCAG GATTGAAGTGGATGGTCCCTTTGGCACAGCCAGTGAGGATGTTTTCCAGTATGAAGTGGCTGTGCTGGTTGGAGCAGGAATTGGCGTCACCCCCTTTGCTTCTATCTTGAAATCCATCTGGTACAAATTCCAGTGTGCAGACCAcaacctcaaaacaaaaaag ATCTATTTCTACTGGATCTGCAGGGAGACAGGTGCCTTTTCCTGGTTCAACGACCTGTTGACTTCCCTGGAACAGGAGATGGAGGAATTAGGCAAAGTGGGTTTTCTAAACTACCGTCTCTTTCTCACTGGATGGGACAGCAACATT GTTGGTCATGCAGCATTAAACTTTGACAAGGCCACTGACATCCTGACAGGTCTGAAACAGAAAACCTCCTTTGGGAGACCAATGTGGGACAATGAGTTTTCTACAATAGCTACCTCCCACCCTAA
- the NOX1 gene encoding NADPH oxidase 1 isoform X3: MGNWVVNHWFSVLFLAVWLGLNVFLFVDAFLKYETADRYYYTRKILGSTLACARASALCLNFNSMLILLPVCRSLLSFLRGTCSFCSRTLRKQLDHNLTFHKLVAYMICLHTAIHIIAHLFNFDRYSRSRQATDGSLVSILSSLSHDETKGGSWLNPIQFRNMTVEYVTFTSIAGLTGVIMTIALILMVTSATEFIRRSYFEVFWYTHHLFIFYILGLGIHGIGGIVRGQTEESINEGHPHKCAEYFEMWDDHDCRCRRPEFEGQPPESWKWILAPVILYICERILRFYRSQQKVVITKVVMHPSKVLELQMNKRGFSMEVGQYIFVNCPSISPLEWHPFTLTSAPEEDFFSIHIRAAGDWTENLIRAFEQQYSPIPRIEVDGPFGTASEDVFQYEVAVLVGAGIGVTPFASILKSIWYKFQCADHNLKTKKVGHAALNFDKATDILTGLKQKTSFGRPMWDNEFSTIATSHPKSVVGVFLCGPQTLAKSLRKCCHRYSSLDPRKVQFYFNKENF; the protein is encoded by the exons ATGGGAAACTGGGTGGTTAACCActggttttcagttttgtttctg gcTGTTTGGTTGGGGCTGAATGTTTTCCTGTTTGTGGATGCCTTCCTGAAATATGAGACGGCCGACAGATACTACTACACAAGAAAAATCCTTGGG TCAACATTGGCCTGTGCCCGAGCGTCTGCTCTCTGCTTGAATTTTAACAGCATGCTGATCCTGCTTCCTGTGTGCCGCAGTCTGCTGTCCTTCCTGAGGGGCACCTGCTCA TTTTGCAGTCGCACACTGAGAAAGCAATTGGATCACAACCTTACCTTCCACAAGCTGGTGGCCTATATGATCTGCCTACATACAG CTATTCACATCATTGCACACCTGTTTAACTTTGACCGCTATAGCAGAAGCCGACAGGCCACAGATGGCTCACTTGTCTCCATTCTCTCCAGCCTATCTCATGATGAGACAAAGGGGGGTTCTTGGCTAAATCCCATCCAGTTCCGAAACATG ACAGTGGAGTATGTGACATTCACCAGCATTGCTGGTCTCACTGGAGTGATCATGACAATAGCCTTGATTCTCATGGTAACTTCAGCTACTGAGTTCATCCGGAGGAGTTATTTTGAGGTCTTCTGGTATACTCACCACCTTTTTATCTTCTATATCCTTGGCTTAGGGATTCACGGCATTGG TGGAATTGTCCGGGGTCAAACAGAGGAGAGCATAAATGAGGGTCATCCTCACAAGTGTGCAGAGTATTTTGAGATGTGGGATGATCATGATTGCCGCTGTAGGCGCCCTGAGTTTGAAGGGCAGCCCCCTGAG tcttggaagtggatccttgCACCGGTCATTCTTTATATCTGTGAAAGGATCCTCCGGTTTTATCGCTCCCAGCAGAAAGTTGTGATTACCAAG GTTGTTATGCACCCATCCAAAGTTTTGGAATTGCAGATGAACAAGCGTGGCTTCAGCATGGAAGTGGGGCAGTATATCTTTGTTAATTGCCCCTCAATCTCTCCCCTGGAATGGCATCCTTTTACTTTGACCTCTGCTCCAGAGGAAGATTTCTTCTCCATTCATATCCGAGCAGCAGGGGACTGGACAGAAAATCTCATAAGGGCTTTTGAACAACAGTATTCACCAATTCCCAG GATTGAAGTGGATGGTCCCTTTGGCACAGCCAGTGAGGATGTTTTCCAGTATGAAGTGGCTGTGCTGGTTGGAGCAGGAATTGGCGTCACCCCCTTTGCTTCTATCTTGAAATCCATCTGGTACAAATTCCAGTGTGCAGACCAcaacctcaaaacaaaaaag GTTGGTCATGCAGCATTAAACTTTGACAAGGCCACTGACATCCTGACAGGTCTGAAACAGAAAACCTCCTTTGGGAGACCAATGTGGGACAATGAGTTTTCTACAATAGCTACCTCCCACCCTAA
- the NOX1 gene encoding NADPH oxidase 1 isoform X1, which yields MGNWVVNHWFSVLFLAVWLGLNVFLFVDAFLKYETADRYYYTRKILGSTLACARASALCLNFNSMLILLPVCRSLLSFLRGTCSFCSRTLRKQLDHNLTFHKLVAYMICLHTAIHIIAHLFNFDRYSRSRQATDGSLVSILSSLSHDETKGGSWLNPIQFRNMTVEYVTFTSIAGLTGVIMTIALILMVTSATEFIRRSYFEVFWYTHHLFIFYILGLGIHGIGGIVRGQTEESINEGHPHKCAEYFEMWDDHDCRCRRPEFEGQPPESWKWILAPVILYICERILRFYRSQQKVVITKVVMHPSKVLELQMNKRGFSMEVGQYIFVNCPSISPLEWHPFTLTSAPEEDFFSIHIRAAGDWTENLIRAFEQQYSPIPRIEVDGPFGTASEDVFQYEVAVLVGAGIGVTPFASILKSIWYKFQCADHNLKTKKIYFYWICRETGAFSWFNDLLTSLEQEMEELGKVGFLNYRLFLTGWDSNIVGHAALNFDKATDILTGLKQKTSFGRPMWDNEFSTIATSHPKSVVGVFLCGPQTLAKSLRKCCHRYSSLDPRKVQFYFNKENF from the exons ATGGGAAACTGGGTGGTTAACCActggttttcagttttgtttctg gcTGTTTGGTTGGGGCTGAATGTTTTCCTGTTTGTGGATGCCTTCCTGAAATATGAGACGGCCGACAGATACTACTACACAAGAAAAATCCTTGGG TCAACATTGGCCTGTGCCCGAGCGTCTGCTCTCTGCTTGAATTTTAACAGCATGCTGATCCTGCTTCCTGTGTGCCGCAGTCTGCTGTCCTTCCTGAGGGGCACCTGCTCA TTTTGCAGTCGCACACTGAGAAAGCAATTGGATCACAACCTTACCTTCCACAAGCTGGTGGCCTATATGATCTGCCTACATACAG CTATTCACATCATTGCACACCTGTTTAACTTTGACCGCTATAGCAGAAGCCGACAGGCCACAGATGGCTCACTTGTCTCCATTCTCTCCAGCCTATCTCATGATGAGACAAAGGGGGGTTCTTGGCTAAATCCCATCCAGTTCCGAAACATG ACAGTGGAGTATGTGACATTCACCAGCATTGCTGGTCTCACTGGAGTGATCATGACAATAGCCTTGATTCTCATGGTAACTTCAGCTACTGAGTTCATCCGGAGGAGTTATTTTGAGGTCTTCTGGTATACTCACCACCTTTTTATCTTCTATATCCTTGGCTTAGGGATTCACGGCATTGG TGGAATTGTCCGGGGTCAAACAGAGGAGAGCATAAATGAGGGTCATCCTCACAAGTGTGCAGAGTATTTTGAGATGTGGGATGATCATGATTGCCGCTGTAGGCGCCCTGAGTTTGAAGGGCAGCCCCCTGAG tcttggaagtggatccttgCACCGGTCATTCTTTATATCTGTGAAAGGATCCTCCGGTTTTATCGCTCCCAGCAGAAAGTTGTGATTACCAAG GTTGTTATGCACCCATCCAAAGTTTTGGAATTGCAGATGAACAAGCGTGGCTTCAGCATGGAAGTGGGGCAGTATATCTTTGTTAATTGCCCCTCAATCTCTCCCCTGGAATGGCATCCTTTTACTTTGACCTCTGCTCCAGAGGAAGATTTCTTCTCCATTCATATCCGAGCAGCAGGGGACTGGACAGAAAATCTCATAAGGGCTTTTGAACAACAGTATTCACCAATTCCCAG GATTGAAGTGGATGGTCCCTTTGGCACAGCCAGTGAGGATGTTTTCCAGTATGAAGTGGCTGTGCTGGTTGGAGCAGGAATTGGCGTCACCCCCTTTGCTTCTATCTTGAAATCCATCTGGTACAAATTCCAGTGTGCAGACCAcaacctcaaaacaaaaaag ATCTATTTCTACTGGATCTGCAGGGAGACAGGTGCCTTTTCCTGGTTCAACGACCTGTTGACTTCCCTGGAACAGGAGATGGAGGAATTAGGCAAAGTGGGTTTTCTAAACTACCGTCTCTTTCTCACTGGATGGGACAGCAACATT GTTGGTCATGCAGCATTAAACTTTGACAAGGCCACTGACATCCTGACAGGTCTGAAACAGAAAACCTCCTTTGGGAGACCAATGTGGGACAATGAGTTTTCTACAATAGCTACCTCCCACCCTAA